Proteins encoded within one genomic window of Gracilimonas sp.:
- a CDS encoding HAMP domain-containing sensor histidine kinase, which translates to MKLFVPSNKIKLILVFLLIFLGIGSVVYNQYLVSKILEQERASVELWTRAIEFNSQPVNEQATTMLLKAIDILEGIKEVPDSVIALIEEADATRSSNDFVSEEIILQDRFRIPTILIDSSDVILAQRNIDSVRLATPENRRELVRELKSLNNPINFVYGDEKRQITQFVYYGESPTVQMLRYFPYIQILLLGLLLGIGYTTYRSITRSEQSNLWVGMAKEAAHQLGTPISSLYGWLQLLKDEYRYEETAVNIANEIERDIQRLRGVAERFGKIGSEPELRKLQIGPVLEQVMVYMERRLPRLGKAIEVRKNLNAQATVRANPELLQWAVENLVKNAMDSLRDIEGDSYISISSKVQEGEVIIDIEDSGTGIDIKNVKNIFKPGFSTKKRGWGLGLSLTKRIIEEYHKGSVFVLRSELNEGTTVRITLKVQKNEETVYPMVDQSPV; encoded by the coding sequence ATGAAACTTTTCGTCCCCTCAAATAAGATTAAGCTTATCCTGGTCTTTTTGCTCATTTTTTTGGGAATTGGATCGGTGGTTTATAATCAATATTTGGTTTCAAAAATATTGGAGCAAGAGCGGGCAAGTGTAGAACTTTGGACTCGCGCTATAGAGTTTAACAGCCAGCCGGTAAATGAACAGGCAACCACAATGTTGCTGAAAGCCATTGATATACTTGAGGGCATTAAAGAGGTGCCGGACAGTGTTATTGCATTGATCGAAGAAGCAGATGCTACGCGGAGCTCTAATGATTTTGTCAGTGAAGAAATCATACTGCAGGATCGGTTTCGTATCCCAACTATTCTTATTGACTCCAGTGATGTCATCCTTGCCCAAAGGAACATTGATTCAGTACGACTGGCAACCCCTGAAAACCGGCGTGAGCTTGTGCGTGAGCTTAAAAGCCTGAATAACCCCATCAATTTCGTATATGGAGATGAAAAAAGACAAATTACTCAGTTTGTTTATTATGGGGAAAGCCCAACCGTACAAATGCTTCGCTACTTCCCTTATATACAAATATTACTGTTAGGCCTGCTCCTTGGTATAGGTTATACCACATACCGAAGCATCACTCGTTCCGAACAATCTAATTTATGGGTGGGGATGGCGAAAGAAGCCGCTCACCAATTAGGCACCCCCATTTCTAGTTTATATGGATGGTTACAACTTCTAAAAGATGAATATCGCTATGAAGAAACCGCTGTTAATATTGCCAATGAAATTGAGAGAGATATTCAGCGGTTACGCGGTGTTGCTGAACGTTTTGGAAAAATAGGTTCCGAACCTGAACTCAGGAAATTACAAATAGGTCCTGTTTTGGAGCAGGTTATGGTGTATATGGAGCGAAGATTACCGCGACTTGGCAAAGCCATTGAAGTGCGTAAAAACCTAAATGCCCAAGCAACAGTTCGTGCTAATCCCGAGCTCCTGCAATGGGCTGTTGAAAACCTGGTCAAAAATGCAATGGATTCGCTTCGGGATATAGAAGGCGATTCATATATCTCAATCTCCTCAAAAGTACAGGAAGGAGAGGTAATAATTGACATTGAGGATTCAGGAACCGGAATTGATATCAAAAACGTTAAAAATATCTTCAAGCCAGGCTTTAGTACAAAAAAGAGAGGGTGGGGATTAGGACTCAGCCTTACCAAACGTATTATCGAGGAATATCACAAGGGAAGTGTTTTTGTTTTACGCTCTGAACTCAATGAAGGAACAACCGTACGGATTACACTTAAAGTTCAAAAAAATGAAGAAACAGTGTATCCCATGGTTGATCAGTCTCCGGTGTAG